A genomic region of Tsukamurella pulmonis contains the following coding sequences:
- a CDS encoding MFS transporter, with protein sequence MTVDEDLQAPPDRGRLRWFLIGSVALISFSAFESLAVGTVLPRAAAEFGATAEYSVAFGAAFAAMIVAIAWVGPWVDRSGVKPPLIAGALLFAAGLVIVGTAPGMTVLALGRGVQGLGSGLISVVLYAMVGRLVPPDGRPRVFAAYSTAWVVPSLIGPAVAGLAADTVGWRWVFLGLAGPSLLALVATLRATAGLDEAPYRNDGPPNRGLLFAALTAGIAIAVAQFAAPRGDAGLLAVAALALVIAVLAVRRMLPAGSLTGRPGIPRLILASLLMAGAFFAAEIYVPLYLVHVDGLSPFGAGSVMTGAALLWALASQIQARIPASGPVRERLPLIGSGLLTLALTTVAAAFALDAPWPVIFAAWAVGGFGMGLTYPTLSILVLARSADDEQGANSSALKLSDAVGTALAIACAGAVFAQVLVRGHTGFAITLLVPIASGAATVLVTSRLTGGRSAEH encoded by the coding sequence ATGACCGTCGACGAGGACCTGCAGGCACCTCCCGATCGGGGCCGGCTCCGCTGGTTCCTGATCGGGTCCGTCGCGCTGATCTCCTTCTCCGCCTTCGAATCCCTCGCCGTGGGCACCGTCCTGCCGCGCGCGGCGGCGGAGTTCGGCGCGACCGCCGAGTACTCGGTGGCCTTCGGCGCCGCCTTCGCGGCGATGATCGTCGCCATCGCCTGGGTCGGGCCGTGGGTCGATCGCAGTGGCGTGAAACCGCCCCTGATCGCGGGCGCGCTGCTGTTCGCCGCGGGGCTGGTGATCGTCGGTACGGCACCGGGCATGACCGTCCTCGCGCTCGGCCGCGGCGTGCAGGGCCTGGGCTCCGGCCTGATCAGCGTGGTGCTCTACGCCATGGTGGGCCGGCTGGTCCCGCCGGACGGGCGGCCGCGGGTCTTCGCCGCCTACTCGACGGCGTGGGTCGTGCCGTCGCTGATCGGGCCGGCCGTCGCCGGCCTCGCGGCCGACACCGTGGGCTGGCGCTGGGTCTTCCTGGGGCTGGCCGGGCCCTCGCTGCTCGCCCTCGTCGCGACGCTGCGGGCCACCGCCGGGCTCGACGAGGCGCCGTACCGCAACGACGGTCCGCCGAACCGCGGGCTCCTGTTCGCCGCGCTCACAGCGGGTATCGCGATCGCCGTCGCCCAGTTCGCGGCGCCGCGCGGGGATGCCGGACTGCTCGCGGTGGCCGCTCTCGCGCTGGTGATCGCGGTGCTCGCCGTGCGCCGGATGCTGCCCGCCGGATCGCTCACGGGCCGCCCCGGCATCCCACGCCTGATCCTGGCGAGCCTGCTGATGGCGGGCGCCTTCTTCGCGGCCGAGATCTACGTTCCGCTCTATCTCGTGCACGTCGACGGGCTCTCCCCCTTCGGCGCCGGCTCGGTGATGACGGGCGCGGCGCTGCTGTGGGCGCTGGCGTCGCAGATCCAGGCGCGGATCCCCGCGTCGGGTCCGGTGCGCGAGCGCTTGCCGCTCATCGGCTCCGGCCTGCTCACCCTCGCCCTGACGACGGTGGCGGCGGCGTTCGCCCTCGACGCCCCGTGGCCGGTGATCTTCGCGGCCTGGGCGGTCGGCGGTTTCGGCATGGGCCTGACCTACCCGACGCTCTCGATCCTCGTGCTCGCCCGCAGCGCGGACGACGAGCAGGGCGCGAACTCCAGCGCCCTCAAGCTCTCCGACGCCGTGGGCACGGCTCTCGCGATCGCCTGCGCGGGGGCGGTCTTCGCGCAGGTCCTCGTCCGGGGGCACACCGGATTCGCGATCACCCTGCTGGTACCGATCGCGTCCGGAGCGGCCACCGTACTCGTCACCTCCCGGTTGACCGGCGGGCGATCGGCCGAGCACTGA
- a CDS encoding LysR substrate-binding domain-containing protein, whose protein sequence is MEGIVLDAHRLMIFRSVAATGSVAAAAASLGYTPSAVSQHVAALQRETGLKLLERVGRGVELTPAGRVLATEADGVLSRLNDLGATVDDLRAGKANRITMNVFATAGTHWMPAVVQTLSAEFPDTRLRLRIEDEVTEIAARRPDLAVAVRQEHGQTTAVPGFSHEDLVVESYVAVLPEGHAFAGRELVDMAELEHERWIDNDVRRGACRQAVLDACAAAGFTPRFVVETTDYPSALRFVARGVGVTVLPRLGATELPPGTVAVDVCNPAPRRTIVAYVKDSECRNPVVRRAMHLLREAAAAAERA, encoded by the coding sequence ATGGAGGGCATCGTGCTCGACGCGCACCGACTCATGATCTTCCGCTCCGTCGCGGCCACCGGATCGGTCGCCGCGGCCGCGGCCAGCCTCGGCTACACCCCGTCGGCCGTCTCGCAGCACGTCGCCGCCCTGCAGCGCGAGACCGGCCTCAAGCTGCTCGAACGCGTCGGGCGGGGCGTTGAGCTCACCCCTGCCGGGCGGGTGCTGGCCACCGAGGCCGACGGGGTGCTCAGTCGCCTCAACGATCTCGGCGCCACCGTGGACGACCTGCGGGCGGGCAAGGCCAACCGGATCACCATGAACGTCTTCGCCACCGCGGGCACGCACTGGATGCCCGCGGTCGTGCAGACGCTGAGCGCCGAGTTCCCCGACACCCGGCTGCGGCTGCGGATCGAGGACGAGGTCACCGAGATCGCCGCCCGCCGGCCCGATCTCGCCGTCGCGGTGCGGCAGGAGCACGGGCAGACCACCGCGGTACCGGGCTTCTCGCACGAGGACCTCGTGGTCGAGTCCTACGTCGCCGTGCTCCCCGAGGGGCACGCCTTCGCGGGCCGCGAGCTGGTCGACATGGCGGAACTCGAACACGAGCGCTGGATCGACAACGACGTGCGCCGCGGCGCCTGTCGCCAGGCCGTGCTCGATGCCTGCGCCGCAGCGGGATTCACGCCCCGATTCGTCGTCGAGACCACCGACTACCCCTCCGCGCTCCGGTTCGTCGCGCGGGGCGTGGGCGTGACGGTGCTTCCCCGCCTGGGCGCGACCGAACTGCCGCCCGGCACCGTCGCGGTGGACGTCTGCAACCCCGCGCCCCGGCGCACCATCGTGGCCTACGTCAAGGACTCCGAGTGCCGCAATCCCGTGGTGCGGCGCGCGATGCACCTTCTCCGGGAGGCAGCGGCCGCCGCCGAACGCGCCTGA
- a CDS encoding DMT family transporter: MTNRLPALALVAVMFAWASAFVVIRGLGSGPAPHLSPIAMAEGRLLVGAAVLGVIWALHSLYNGGVRLPRGRTLALTVGYGALWFALYTVLVNAAEQHLDAGTTALLVNIAPIIVAILAGALLQEGFPPLLVVGIAISFAGAAVIAFTGDGRRDGAGVALAVAAALLYGISVVAQKLVLRTVDPLTATALGAGVGAIVLLPWAPRLVDELAAAPLSSTVGVIYLGLVPTALAFLLWAYALAHTPAGVTASSSYAVPGLSILLSWAFLAETPTAWGLLGGVLCLVGVAVSRLTPRRRGAAPTATAARPAESGRPTASPAGASC; the protein is encoded by the coding sequence ATGACGAATCGACTCCCCGCCCTGGCCCTGGTGGCCGTGATGTTCGCGTGGGCCTCCGCCTTCGTGGTGATCCGCGGGCTCGGATCCGGGCCCGCCCCGCACCTCTCCCCCATCGCCATGGCGGAGGGCCGGCTGCTGGTGGGCGCCGCGGTACTCGGCGTCATCTGGGCCCTGCACTCCCTCTACAACGGCGGCGTCCGGCTGCCCCGCGGCCGGACGCTCGCGCTCACCGTCGGCTACGGCGCGCTGTGGTTCGCGCTCTACACCGTGCTGGTCAACGCCGCGGAGCAGCACCTCGACGCCGGGACCACGGCGCTGCTGGTGAACATCGCGCCGATCATCGTCGCGATACTGGCCGGCGCCCTCCTGCAGGAGGGATTCCCGCCGCTGCTGGTCGTGGGCATCGCGATCAGCTTCGCCGGGGCCGCGGTCATCGCCTTCACGGGGGACGGCCGGCGCGACGGGGCCGGCGTCGCCCTCGCCGTCGCGGCGGCGCTGCTCTACGGCATCAGCGTGGTGGCGCAGAAGCTGGTGCTGCGCACCGTCGACCCGCTCACCGCGACGGCGCTGGGCGCGGGCGTCGGCGCGATCGTGCTCCTGCCCTGGGCGCCCCGGCTCGTCGACGAGCTCGCCGCCGCGCCGCTCTCGAGCACCGTCGGCGTGATCTACCTGGGCCTGGTGCCCACCGCGCTCGCCTTCCTGCTGTGGGCCTACGCGCTCGCGCACACCCCGGCCGGCGTCACCGCCTCGTCGTCCTACGCCGTGCCGGGCCTGTCGATCCTGCTGAGCTGGGCGTTCCTCGCGGAGACGCCCACCGCGTGGGGTCTGCTCGGCGGAGTCCTCTGCCTCGTCGGCGTCGCCGTCTCCCGGCTCACCCCGCGACGTCGCGGCGCAGCACCGACGGCCACTGCTGCACGTCCTGCGGAGTCCGGGCGACCGACAGCGTCGCCCGCGGGAGCGTCCTGCTGA
- a CDS encoding alpha/beta fold hydrolase, with protein sequence MTSFDVPGARLSVEFSDEGGRPVVQLHGLTSSRARDRVLDLDLGRGLSGTRLLRYDARGHGLSTGRPVPEDYRWPSLADDLLRLLDHWFPGERVHGVGPSMGTGTLLHAAVRDPGRFSGLTLMVPPTAWETRVAKSAEYLASATLLEERGLDALLAAGEGAVPPPATVGHPPTAPDVPESLLPALFRGAAASDLPALGEIARIDVPVSVLAWIDDPAHPVSTAEELSRTLPRATLSVARTPQDVQQWPSVLRRDVAG encoded by the coding sequence ATGACCAGCTTCGACGTCCCCGGGGCGCGCCTGTCCGTCGAGTTCAGCGACGAGGGCGGGCGGCCCGTGGTGCAGTTGCACGGCCTCACCTCCAGCCGGGCCCGCGACCGCGTGCTGGACCTCGATCTCGGCCGTGGCCTGAGCGGAACCCGGTTGCTGCGCTACGACGCCCGCGGACACGGGCTCTCGACCGGCCGACCCGTCCCCGAGGACTACCGCTGGCCGAGCCTCGCGGACGATCTGCTGCGGCTACTCGACCACTGGTTCCCGGGGGAGCGGGTGCACGGCGTCGGGCCGTCGATGGGCACCGGCACGCTGCTGCACGCCGCGGTCCGCGATCCGGGCCGGTTCAGCGGGCTGACGCTGATGGTGCCGCCGACCGCGTGGGAGACCCGCGTCGCCAAGTCCGCCGAATACCTGGCTTCCGCAACCCTTCTCGAGGAGCGGGGCCTGGACGCGCTGCTCGCCGCGGGGGAGGGGGCGGTGCCGCCGCCCGCCACCGTCGGGCATCCGCCGACGGCGCCCGACGTGCCGGAGTCCCTTCTGCCGGCCTTGTTCCGGGGCGCCGCGGCGAGCGATCTCCCCGCGCTCGGGGAGATCGCCCGCATCGACGTGCCGGTCAGCGTTCTCGCCTGGATCGACGATCCGGCGCACCCGGTCTCGACGGCCGAGGAGCTCAGCAGGACGCTCCCGCGGGCGACGCTGTCGGTCGCCCGGACTCCGCAGGACGTGCAGCAGTGGCCGTCGGTGCTGCGCCGCGACGTCGCGGGGTGA
- a CDS encoding Ku protein, which produces MRAIWTGELSFGLVNVPVKVYSAIESHDAKSHQVDAKDGVRIRYKRVREGTDDEVEFANIANAYESDEGETVVLSKEDIKSMPVEKHREIAVTEFVPREDVDPIMFDKPYYLEPSSKSPKAYVLLRQALQETDRLAICTFTLRNRTRLCALRVVGNVMVLQTLLWPDEIRTPEFPALTEDVKIRPQELAMAASLIDSMATDFDPEQYEDDYQVQLHQLIEAKASGGTAFPEAPEEEAEDDEVADLLAALKASVKNREAQPERPARKRAAG; this is translated from the coding sequence ATGCGCGCGATATGGACGGGTGAGCTGTCGTTCGGGCTCGTGAACGTGCCCGTGAAGGTGTACTCCGCGATCGAGAGCCACGATGCGAAGTCGCACCAGGTGGATGCGAAGGACGGGGTCCGCATCCGGTACAAGCGCGTGCGCGAGGGCACCGACGACGAGGTGGAGTTCGCGAACATCGCGAACGCCTACGAGTCCGACGAGGGCGAGACGGTGGTGCTGTCCAAGGAGGACATCAAGTCGATGCCGGTGGAGAAGCACCGGGAGATCGCGGTGACGGAGTTCGTGCCCCGTGAGGACGTCGATCCGATCATGTTCGACAAGCCCTACTACCTGGAGCCCTCGTCGAAGTCGCCCAAGGCCTACGTGCTGTTGCGGCAGGCGCTGCAGGAGACCGACCGGCTCGCGATCTGCACCTTCACGCTGCGCAACCGCACCCGCCTGTGCGCGCTGCGCGTGGTCGGCAATGTGATGGTGCTGCAGACGCTGCTGTGGCCCGACGAGATCCGCACGCCCGAGTTCCCCGCGCTGACCGAGGACGTGAAGATCCGGCCGCAGGAGCTGGCCATGGCGGCCTCGCTCATCGACTCGATGGCCACCGACTTCGACCCGGAGCAGTACGAGGACGACTACCAGGTGCAGCTGCATCAGCTCATCGAGGCGAAGGCCAGCGGCGGCACCGCCTTCCCCGAGGCGCCGGAGGAGGAGGCCGAGGACGACGAGGTCGCCGACCTGCTCGCCGCGCTCAAGGCGTCGGTGAAGAACCGGGAGGCGCAGCCGGAGCGGCCCGCCCGCAAGCGCGCGGCCGGCTGA
- a CDS encoding ATP-dependent DNA ligase, which translates to MGGVAQIRENREVDGVGVQLTNLDKVLYPATGTTKAEVIDYFQAIAPFALPHLRDRPLTRKRWPNGVDKTAFFEKRLPSHAPAWIRRASQFHSDGESQYPVIENAAGMVWLGQQAALELHVPQWSFVPDDADPAGPETPGPPNRLVLDLDPGPGVTLDDCAVLALRIRELLAAIGMEGYPVTSGSKGLHVYAPLTTGISAQGARKVAHAIAAQLEAESPALVTASMAKDQRGGRIFVDWSQNSASKTTVAPYSLRGRDRPWVAAPRTWDELARPGLRQLEFGEVLARARSDGDLLAGLAAPSAPPPEPVDLGEYRAKRDARKTPEPFGGAPSTGEPIFVIQEHHARRLHYDFRLEHDGVLASWAVPKNLPDDPEINHLAVRTEDHPMDYAAFEGSIPKGEYGGGDVSIWDHGTYELEKWRANEVIVTLHGNRLQGKRYALIRTGEKNWLAHLTKDKAAPAKPGTAPAPDPMLPTESSIDGLSGADWAFEGKWDGYRMIATVRGGTVSLRTRSGRTVTAEFPEFESLAHDLDGMDVVLDGEAVVLDPDGVPSFHLMAGGDTRAGAVQLYVFDVLALNGVDLTKRPWTVRRQVLDGLAPLLEADTAVSVPPLVEAETGAEAAAISAARGWEGIIAKRRDSPYLPGQRVRAWVKHKNWRDLQVAIGGWKPGKGSRANGIGSVLVGLPAETGLVYLGAVGSGFSDRDLAALQEELEPLRMRRSPFTAPIDDPEARDAVWVLPKVIGDVRYSSLRRGGHLRQPSWRGFRRDLLPGDLPSAEDAPWEGLEE; encoded by the coding sequence ATGGGAGGCGTGGCGCAGATCCGGGAGAACCGCGAGGTCGACGGCGTCGGCGTGCAGCTGACCAACCTCGACAAGGTGCTCTACCCCGCCACGGGTACCACGAAGGCCGAGGTCATCGACTACTTCCAGGCCATCGCGCCGTTCGCGCTCCCGCACCTGCGGGATCGGCCGCTCACCCGCAAGCGCTGGCCCAACGGCGTCGACAAGACCGCCTTCTTCGAGAAGCGGCTGCCGAGCCACGCGCCGGCCTGGATCCGCCGCGCGAGCCAGTTCCACTCCGACGGCGAATCGCAGTACCCGGTCATCGAGAACGCCGCGGGCATGGTGTGGCTCGGACAGCAGGCCGCACTGGAACTGCACGTGCCGCAGTGGTCCTTCGTCCCCGACGATGCCGATCCCGCCGGCCCGGAGACCCCCGGCCCGCCGAACCGCCTCGTCCTGGACCTCGACCCGGGCCCCGGCGTCACGCTCGACGACTGCGCCGTCCTCGCGCTGCGCATCCGGGAGCTGCTCGCGGCGATCGGCATGGAGGGTTACCCCGTGACCAGCGGCTCCAAGGGGCTGCACGTCTACGCGCCGCTCACCACGGGCATCTCGGCGCAGGGCGCGCGGAAGGTGGCGCACGCGATCGCGGCCCAGCTCGAGGCCGAGTCCCCCGCACTGGTCACGGCGTCGATGGCCAAGGACCAGCGCGGGGGCCGCATCTTCGTCGACTGGTCGCAGAACAGCGCCTCGAAGACCACCGTCGCGCCGTACTCCCTGCGCGGCCGGGACCGTCCCTGGGTCGCCGCGCCGCGCACCTGGGACGAGCTCGCACGGCCGGGCCTGCGGCAGCTCGAGTTCGGCGAAGTGCTCGCTCGCGCGCGCTCCGACGGCGACCTCCTCGCCGGCCTCGCGGCACCGTCTGCGCCGCCGCCCGAGCCCGTCGACCTGGGTGAGTACCGCGCCAAGCGCGACGCGCGGAAGACGCCCGAGCCGTTCGGCGGCGCACCGTCGACCGGCGAGCCGATCTTCGTCATCCAGGAGCACCACGCGCGGCGCCTGCACTACGACTTCCGGCTGGAGCACGACGGGGTGCTCGCCTCCTGGGCCGTGCCGAAGAACCTGCCCGACGACCCGGAGATCAACCACCTCGCCGTCCGCACCGAGGACCATCCGATGGACTACGCGGCCTTCGAGGGCAGCATCCCGAAGGGCGAGTACGGCGGCGGCGACGTGAGCATCTGGGATCACGGCACGTACGAACTGGAGAAGTGGCGCGCGAACGAGGTGATCGTGACGCTGCACGGGAATCGGCTGCAGGGCAAGCGGTACGCGCTCATCCGCACCGGGGAGAAGAACTGGCTGGCGCACCTGACCAAGGACAAGGCGGCGCCGGCGAAGCCGGGCACTGCCCCCGCGCCGGATCCGATGCTGCCCACCGAATCGTCGATCGACGGGCTCTCGGGCGCGGACTGGGCCTTCGAGGGCAAGTGGGACGGCTACCGCATGATCGCGACGGTGCGCGGCGGCACGGTCTCCCTGCGCACCCGCTCCGGTCGCACGGTGACGGCGGAGTTCCCCGAGTTCGAGTCGCTCGCCCACGATCTCGACGGGATGGACGTGGTGCTCGACGGCGAGGCGGTGGTGCTCGACCCGGACGGCGTCCCGTCGTTCCACCTGATGGCGGGCGGCGACACCCGGGCGGGCGCGGTGCAGCTGTACGTCTTCGACGTGCTGGCGCTCAACGGGGTGGACCTGACGAAACGCCCGTGGACGGTGCGGCGCCAGGTCCTCGACGGGCTGGCGCCGCTGCTCGAGGCCGACACCGCGGTGAGCGTGCCGCCACTGGTGGAGGCCGAGACCGGTGCGGAGGCGGCGGCGATCAGCGCGGCGCGGGGCTGGGAGGGGATCATCGCCAAGCGGCGGGACTCGCCGTACCTGCCCGGCCAGCGGGTGCGGGCCTGGGTCAAGCACAAGAACTGGCGCGACCTGCAGGTGGCGATCGGCGGCTGGAAGCCGGGGAAGGGCTCACGGGCGAACGGGATCGGCTCGGTGCTCGTGGGGCTGCCCGCGGAGACGGGGCTGGTGTACCTGGGCGCCGTCGGTTCCGGGTTCAGCGACCGGGACCTGGCGGCGCTGCAGGAGGAACTCGAGCCCCTGCGCATGCGCCGCTCCCCCTTCACCGCGCCGATCGACGATCCCGAGGCCCGCGACGCCGTCTGGGTGCTGCCGAAGGTGATCGGCGACGTGCGGTACTCGTCGCTGCGCCGGGGCGGGCATCTGCGGCAACCGAGCTGGCGGGGCTTCCGGCGCGATCTGCTCCCCGGCGATCTTCCGTCCGCCGAGGACGCGCCCTGGGAGGGCCTCGAGGAATAG
- a CDS encoding MarR family winged helix-turn-helix transcriptional regulator: MTDPDPLALERQVCFALAVANRAVLSVYRPILAPMGLTHPQYLVMLALWESSPRSVKEIAGALQLDSPTLSPLLKRLEAQGLLTRGRAADDERRIEVELTDAGRELREKALAVPPAVIESLGASLAELEDLHRVLTTVNAKALAAGALEES; this comes from the coding sequence ATGACAGATCCCGATCCGCTCGCCCTGGAACGCCAGGTCTGCTTCGCGCTGGCCGTCGCCAACCGCGCCGTGCTCTCGGTCTACCGGCCGATCCTCGCGCCGATGGGGCTCACGCACCCGCAGTACCTCGTGATGCTGGCGCTGTGGGAGTCCTCCCCGCGGTCGGTCAAGGAGATCGCCGGTGCGCTGCAGCTGGATTCGCCCACCCTGAGCCCGCTGCTCAAGCGGCTCGAGGCGCAGGGCCTGCTCACCCGCGGCCGCGCCGCGGACGACGAGCGCCGCATCGAGGTCGAGCTCACCGACGCCGGCCGGGAACTGCGGGAGAAGGCCCTCGCCGTCCCGCCCGCCGTCATCGAGAGCCTCGGCGCCAGCCTCGCCGAACTCGAGGACCTGCATCGCGTCCTCACCACCGTCAACGCCAAGGCGCTCGCCGCGGGCGCACTCGAGGAGTCCTGA
- a CDS encoding DUF5313 family protein, whose amino-acid sequence MNAVHRPDPLHYLAWVYTGSLPERNREWVRHNLTRRTWAVRHLIRGQLAVLPVYALLMLLPGPLWLRGATVLLGALLAVFYNAAYMRPNRARRLEKNGLDPALENPAVAERRDATRAAYEAAYAPARA is encoded by the coding sequence ATGAACGCCGTCCACCGCCCCGATCCCCTGCACTACCTCGCCTGGGTCTACACCGGCTCGCTGCCGGAGCGGAACCGGGAGTGGGTGCGGCACAACCTCACCCGTCGCACCTGGGCCGTCCGCCACCTGATCCGCGGCCAGCTCGCCGTGCTCCCGGTGTACGCCCTGCTGATGCTGCTGCCCGGCCCGCTGTGGCTGCGCGGCGCCACGGTGCTGCTCGGCGCGCTGCTGGCGGTGTTCTACAACGCCGCCTACATGCGCCCCAACCGCGCTCGCCGGCTGGAGAAGAACGGCCTCGATCCGGCGCTGGAGAACCCCGCCGTCGCCGAGCGCCGCGATGCGACCCGCGCCGCCTACGAGGCCGCGTACGCACCCGCGCGCGCCTGA
- a CDS encoding P1 family peptidase — protein sequence MPVVPHVTIAGVRVGHHTDAAARTGCTVVTFPDGTVGSGEVRGGAPASREFDLLAPERAVEEIHAAVLTGGSAFGLASADGVMRRLEEEGRGVETVAGRVPIVPTLGLFDLMVGDPTIRPTAENGYAAAASAAADAELQGLIGAGTGATTGKARGLENLHDAGLAYAETRAGDVVVGALCAVNAFGEILTGEAGPADFGDYEPFAGNRQNTTIGVVITNAKLTKVECLILAQGAHDGLARAIDPPHTRFDGDAFISAATGQVEAKVDVVRALAITAVAEAIRSRA from the coding sequence ATGCCCGTCGTCCCGCACGTGACCATCGCCGGCGTCCGCGTCGGCCACCACACCGACGCGGCGGCCCGCACCGGCTGCACCGTCGTGACCTTCCCCGACGGGACCGTCGGGTCCGGGGAGGTGCGCGGCGGCGCCCCCGCCTCCCGCGAGTTCGACCTGCTCGCCCCCGAACGCGCCGTCGAGGAGATCCACGCCGCCGTGCTCACCGGGGGCTCCGCCTTCGGCCTCGCCAGCGCCGACGGGGTGATGCGCCGCCTCGAGGAGGAGGGCCGGGGCGTGGAGACCGTGGCGGGGCGCGTACCGATCGTCCCCACCCTGGGCCTGTTCGACCTCATGGTCGGCGACCCGACGATCCGCCCGACCGCCGAGAACGGCTACGCGGCAGCGGCTTCCGCGGCCGCCGACGCCGAACTGCAGGGCCTGATCGGCGCCGGCACCGGCGCCACCACGGGCAAGGCCCGCGGCCTGGAGAACCTGCACGACGCCGGGCTCGCCTACGCCGAGACCCGCGCCGGCGACGTGGTCGTCGGCGCGCTGTGCGCCGTGAACGCCTTCGGCGAGATCCTCACCGGCGAGGCCGGGCCCGCCGATTTCGGCGACTACGAGCCGTTCGCCGGCAACCGGCAGAACACCACCATCGGCGTGGTGATCACCAACGCGAAACTCACGAAGGTCGAGTGCCTGATCCTCGCGCAGGGCGCGCACGACGGCCTGGCCCGCGCGATCGATCCGCCGCACACCCGTTTCGACGGCGACGCCTTCATCTCCGCGGCGACCGGACAGGTCGAGGCGAAGGTCGACGTCGTGCGCGCACTCGCGATCACCGCCGTCGCGGAGGCGATCCGCTCGCGCGCCTGA
- a CDS encoding bifunctional phosphatase PAP2/diacylglycerol kinase family protein, protein MPDPAQHPLRTLHEGLSDLDRRLFDAVAISPSPLLDLTMRPLSAAADHSKLWMVLAAGLGGLGGLSSRRGAVRGVVSIAATSLLVNQGLKRIYARRRPLFDRVPAKRARRQPTSASFPSGHSAAAAAFAIGVGLENRTAGYALAGLAGAVGLSRIATGAHYPGDVLAGFAVGAGVAVAGARLVPPVDDSRTMTPEPTVEKITTGPDGAGLVVVLNPASGDGTGTRVAEEIRRTLPRAEIVELDGDSDIDAIAADAVERADFLGVAGGDGTVATLAAHAVAADKPLAVFPAGTFNHFAKDIGAETVAAVVDSIRNGRIAHVDVVWLNDEKLLLNTASIGAYPEFVRARTRYQRRRVGRVTATVRAMRRVLRATAPVSVRIEGRPASVSFFFLGNSMYGAPSFVPGRRTRLDDGVLDVRYLEDGHRNATARLFLSWISGRIRNSKVYRELQAPVVTIEADAPFRVAHDGEAGELHTRARFRVDYRALRVFGTSLTR, encoded by the coding sequence ATGCCGGACCCCGCGCAGCATCCCCTCCGCACGCTCCACGAGGGCCTGAGCGATCTCGATCGCCGGCTCTTCGACGCCGTCGCGATCTCGCCCAGCCCACTGCTCGACCTGACGATGCGCCCGCTCTCCGCGGCGGCCGACCACTCCAAGCTGTGGATGGTGCTCGCCGCCGGGCTGGGCGGCCTGGGCGGGCTCTCGTCCCGCCGCGGCGCCGTGCGGGGCGTCGTCTCGATCGCCGCCACCAGCCTCCTCGTCAACCAGGGGCTCAAGCGGATCTACGCCCGTCGGCGTCCCCTCTTCGACCGGGTGCCGGCCAAACGCGCCCGCCGCCAGCCGACCTCGGCGTCCTTCCCCTCCGGGCACTCCGCCGCCGCCGCGGCGTTCGCCATCGGGGTGGGGCTGGAGAACCGCACCGCCGGCTACGCCCTCGCGGGACTGGCCGGCGCGGTGGGGCTGTCCCGGATCGCCACCGGCGCACATTATCCCGGCGACGTGCTCGCCGGCTTCGCCGTCGGCGCGGGCGTCGCGGTCGCCGGCGCCCGCCTCGTCCCGCCGGTCGACGACAGCCGCACCATGACCCCGGAGCCCACCGTCGAGAAGATCACGACGGGTCCCGACGGGGCAGGACTGGTCGTGGTGCTCAACCCGGCCTCGGGCGACGGGACCGGCACCCGCGTCGCGGAGGAGATCCGGCGCACGCTGCCGCGGGCCGAGATCGTCGAGCTCGACGGCGATTCCGATATCGACGCCATCGCCGCCGACGCGGTCGAGCGGGCCGACTTCCTCGGTGTCGCCGGCGGTGACGGCACCGTCGCGACGCTGGCCGCGCACGCCGTCGCCGCTGACAAGCCGCTCGCGGTCTTCCCTGCCGGTACCTTCAACCACTTCGCCAAGGACATCGGCGCGGAGACCGTTGCCGCCGTGGTGGATTCGATCCGCAACGGGCGTATCGCCCACGTCGACGTGGTGTGGCTCAACGACGAGAAACTGCTGCTCAACACCGCAAGCATCGGCGCCTACCCCGAGTTCGTCCGCGCGCGCACCCGGTATCAGCGGCGGCGCGTCGGCCGGGTCACGGCGACGGTGCGCGCGATGCGCCGGGTGCTGCGCGCCACCGCGCCGGTCTCGGTGCGGATCGAGGGCCGCCCGGCCAGCGTCTCGTTCTTCTTCCTCGGCAACTCCATGTACGGCGCACCGAGTTTCGTGCCCGGGCGCCGCACCCGCCTCGACGACGGCGTGCTCGACGTGCGCTACCTCGAGGACGGGCACCGCAACGCCACGGCGCGCCTGTTCCTCTCGTGGATCAGCGGCCGGATCCGCAACTCCAAGGTGTACCGCGAGCTGCAGGCGCCGGTGGTCACCATCGAGGCCGACGCGCCCTTCCGCGTCGCCCACGACGGCGAGGCGGGGGAGCTGCACACCCGCGCCCGGTTCCGCGTCGACTACCGCGCGCTGCGGGTGTTCGGCACCAGCCTCACGCGGTGA